Proteins encoded within one genomic window of Nitrososphaerales archaeon:
- a CDS encoding gamma carbonic anhydrase family protein: protein MKSYNEKNIIAIDGRLPKLGSNTFIDPDARIMGDVRIGDNSSVWYGSLVKGEINPTEIGDESVIADHCLIEDSKLGRRVLISHGAILHRCTIEDEVLVGVGAIVLDGAYIERGSIIGAGSLVTSNTRIPKESIAIGQPAKVLRELRKEDKEYFQRALDEAFSKSKMYMRIFKKHL, encoded by the coding sequence ATGAAGTCCTATAATGAGAAAAATATCATCGCGATCGATGGAAGATTGCCTAAGTTGGGCTCGAACACATTTATAGATCCTGATGCGAGAATAATGGGTGATGTAAGGATCGGTGATAATTCTTCAGTATGGTATGGAAGTTTGGTGAAGGGTGAGATCAATCCGACCGAGATTGGTGATGAATCTGTAATTGCAGACCATTGTCTTATTGAAGATTCAAAGTTGGGTAGAAGGGTATTAATAAGCCATGGTGCAATATTACATAGATGTACGATAGAGGATGAAGTGCTCGTAGGTGTAGGTGCGATAGTATTGGATGGTGCATATATTGAGCGTGGTAGTATTATAGGCGCTGGCAGTTTGGTAACATCGAATACAAGAATACCTAAAGAAAGTATCGCTATTGGCCAGCCAGCAAAGGTATTGAGAGAGTTAAGAAAAGAGGATAAAGAGTACTTTCAAAGAGCTCTTGATGAAGCCTTTTCAAAATCAAAGATGTATATGAGAATATTTAAGAAGCATTTATAA
- a CDS encoding MFS transporter, which produces MSLRENKLRILISCITVFIVMLGVGIISPILPIYAESFNVPYFIAGFVISAFGLARLVSDVPMGSFADRFGRKRMMLMGTIFFTISASIAAYSTDIYQLIFSRLIQGIGAAMLTTSAMAYIGDIAPANERGLYMSFFQGSFFLGVAAGPAVGGFIVELGGLRAPFITLSILAFIATIFTQFTVHECIQVDREERKFHVHFNEIMNMLRDKNLLVLYGGSIVSFTMVGGLRNVAIPLFSVKVIRLSNIEMGVILSVAAFASFVTIICSGSLLDKLGRKPLLVLGFLFASISCYTFIHANNFLSMVLIALIYGFSNGMIQPSQATIIIDKSNLKYRGLSVGLYRTFNDIGIIIGPILVGTLSDHFGLASPFMLVAFLCLIAGLITLAFLS; this is translated from the coding sequence TTGTCGTTAAGGGAGAATAAGCTCAGAATCCTAATATCATGTATTACGGTATTTATCGTCATGCTTGGAGTCGGGATTATAAGCCCAATCTTACCCATCTATGCTGAGTCTTTTAATGTCCCGTACTTTATAGCTGGTTTTGTAATATCGGCCTTTGGTCTAGCAAGGCTCGTTAGCGATGTACCTATGGGTTCGTTCGCTGACAGATTTGGTAGAAAGCGAATGATGTTAATGGGTACGATCTTCTTTACGATCTCAGCATCGATCGCTGCATATTCAACAGATATCTACCAGCTCATCTTCTCTAGACTTATTCAAGGCATAGGTGCGGCGATGCTTACTACATCCGCTATGGCTTACATAGGTGATATCGCACCGGCGAATGAAAGAGGACTTTATATGAGTTTTTTCCAAGGAAGCTTCTTTTTAGGTGTAGCTGCTGGGCCCGCCGTTGGGGGATTCATTGTGGAATTGGGCGGCCTTCGTGCACCATTCATCACATTATCGATCCTTGCATTTATCGCTACAATATTCACACAATTTACAGTGCACGAATGTATACAAGTAGATAGAGAAGAGAGAAAATTTCACGTACACTTCAATGAAATAATGAATATGTTGCGTGATAAAAACCTACTTGTACTATATGGTGGATCTATAGTGAGCTTTACCATGGTAGGAGGGTTAAGGAATGTGGCGATCCCCCTCTTCAGTGTAAAAGTAATTCGCCTTTCTAACATCGAGATGGGGGTAATTCTGAGTGTAGCGGCATTTGCAAGTTTTGTGACGATCATCTGTTCTGGATCGTTGCTCGATAAACTTGGACGAAAACCGCTATTAGTGCTCGGATTTTTATTTGCATCGATCTCATGTTATACTTTTATTCACGCCAATAATTTCCTCTCCATGGTTCTCATCGCGCTAATTTATGGTTTCTCGAACGGTATGATTCAACCATCACAGGCAACGATCATCATCGATAAATCGAATTTAAAGTATAGGGGATTATCGGTAGGGCTTTATCGCACATTCAATGATATTGGAATTATCATCGGACCCATCCTTGTTGGTACTCTTTCAGACCATTTTGGCCTTGCATCACCATTTATGTTGGTAGCATTTTTATGCTTAATTGCAGGCCTAATCACTCTTGCTTTCTTATCTTAA